The Streptomyces sp. NBC_01463 DNA window TGGAGGAGCGGCAGCGGGACCGGTGTGGTCGCGCCCTTGTGCTGGAGCAGCTCGTCCTGATCGCTCTTCACGTACGCGAGACCGTCGATGTCCAGCTCGAACACCTCGGGCGCGTACTGCACACAGATGCCGTCCCCCGTGCAGAGGTCCTGGTCGATCCAGACCTCCAGGTCCTGCGTCTCGCTGCCGGTGGGAGCGTCCTGCTGCACGGTCATTTCTCCTGCCGTTTCCTGCGTATCCGAACCAAAAAAAGCCAGCCCTGACGGGTGTTGAACAGTTCGACGATACAACCGGCCGCTTTCCGATGTTGAAGGGTGGGTATTCCCCTGACACGAGGGAGAGCGCAAGGGTGAAGATCGGACACACCCCAGAGTCTTTGTGATCTAGGGGTTTCAATCATCACCCACCCAGGTAGGGTCAGGAAGCGTCCAGCTCCCCTTGGAGGAGGTGAGGACCGTGGCAGCCCACGACGACGACATCAACCGCGGCATCCGG harbors:
- a CDS encoding ferredoxin: MTVQQDAPTGSETQDLEVWIDQDLCTGDGICVQYAPEVFELDIDGLAYVKSDQDELLQHKGATTPVPLPLLQDVVDSAKECPGDCIHVRRVSDSVEVYGPEAA